A region from the Sorex araneus isolate mSorAra2 chromosome 6, mSorAra2.pri, whole genome shotgun sequence genome encodes:
- the ZNRD2 gene encoding protein ZNRD2 isoform X2, translated as MALNGSEADDSSWHTPTEAETKVLQARRERQDRISRLMGDYLLRGYRMLGETCEDCGTILLQDKQKKIYCVACQELDSDVDKDNPALNAQAALSQAREHQLASTVELPPEGTGSTPQPPVPRPEHCEGAAAGLKAVQGPLLLGLPPSTDAVACTQEALLQKLNWASAELIPSTSLETSIQLCSLIRACAEALYCLRQLQH; from the exons ATGGCTCTAAACGGCTCTG AGGCCGACGATAGCTCGTGGCACACCCCGACCGAGGCGGAGACCAAAGTGCTGCAGGCGAGACGGGAGCGTCAGGATCGCATCTCCCGGCTCATGGGCGATTACCTGTTGCGTGGTTACCGCATGCTGGGCGAGACGTGCGAGGACTGCGGG acgaTCCTCCtccaagacaaacaaaagaaaatctactgtgtagcttgccaggagcTCGATTCAGACGTGGATAAAGACAATCCGG CTCTGAATGCCCAGGCTGCGCTCTCCCAGGCCCGGGAGCACCAACTCGCCTCCACCGTGGAGCTGCCCCCGGAGGGCACTGGGTCCACTCCGCAGCCCCCGGTCCCCCGTCCAGAGCACTGTGAGGGAGCTGCAGCCGGGCTCAAGGCAGTGCAGGGGCCTCTCCTGCTTGGCCTTCCACCCAGCACCGATGCTGTGgcctgcacgcaggaggccctgTTGCAGAAGCTCAACTGGGCGTCTGCTgagctgatccccagcacctctctgGAGACCAGCATCCAGCTTTGCAGCCTTATCCGGGCTTGTGCGGAAGCTCTGTACTGCCTCCGGCAGCTGCAGCACTAA
- the ZNRD2 gene encoding protein ZNRD2 isoform X1 translates to MALNGSGEGLGCEGQDPRGAGGSSLEQGSSVPCASVPPEADDSSWHTPTEAETKVLQARRERQDRISRLMGDYLLRGYRMLGETCEDCGTILLQDKQKKIYCVACQELDSDVDKDNPALNAQAALSQAREHQLASTVELPPEGTGSTPQPPVPRPEHCEGAAAGLKAVQGPLLLGLPPSTDAVACTQEALLQKLNWASAELIPSTSLETSIQLCSLIRACAEALYCLRQLQH, encoded by the exons ATGGCTCTAAACGGCTCTGGTGAGGGCTTGGGCTGCGAGGGCCAAGACCCCCGGGGAGCGGGAGGAAGCTCGCTCGAGCAAGGCTCCTCCGTCCCTTGTGCCTCTGTCCCCCCAGAGGCCGACGATAGCTCGTGGCACACCCCGACCGAGGCGGAGACCAAAGTGCTGCAGGCGAGACGGGAGCGTCAGGATCGCATCTCCCGGCTCATGGGCGATTACCTGTTGCGTGGTTACCGCATGCTGGGCGAGACGTGCGAGGACTGCGGG acgaTCCTCCtccaagacaaacaaaagaaaatctactgtgtagcttgccaggagcTCGATTCAGACGTGGATAAAGACAATCCGG CTCTGAATGCCCAGGCTGCGCTCTCCCAGGCCCGGGAGCACCAACTCGCCTCCACCGTGGAGCTGCCCCCGGAGGGCACTGGGTCCACTCCGCAGCCCCCGGTCCCCCGTCCAGAGCACTGTGAGGGAGCTGCAGCCGGGCTCAAGGCAGTGCAGGGGCCTCTCCTGCTTGGCCTTCCACCCAGCACCGATGCTGTGgcctgcacgcaggaggccctgTTGCAGAAGCTCAACTGGGCGTCTGCTgagctgatccccagcacctctctgGAGACCAGCATCCAGCTTTGCAGCCTTATCCGGGCTTGTGCGGAAGCTCTGTACTGCCTCCGGCAGCTGCAGCACTAA
- the FAM89B gene encoding leucine repeat adapter protein 25, translating into MGLPDGAFLSPFVIEQRDEALWGLGRKNENELRRPFGPRSCPLPSACCPGVAGFGGSRAATLLREAPPMRRGRSRAPRQEQSAACERRRGSAGGAAGCGAAGPGWSSGAGKGSAVHGGRAMNGLPAAEAPGGAGCALAGLPPLPRGLSGLLNASGGSWRELERVYSQRSRIHDELSRAARAPDGPRHAAASAGPAAGASGPRRQVNLDSALAALRKEMVGLRQLDMSLLCQLWGLYESIQDYKHLCQDLSLCQDLSSSLHSDSSYPPDAGLSDDEDPPDASLPPDPPPLTVPQTHNARDQWLQEAFHISL; encoded by the exons ATGGGTTTGCCTGATGGAGCTTTTTTAAGTCCTTTTGTGATTGAGCAGAGGGATGAAGCATTGTGGGGGCTAGGAAGAAAGAACGAGAACGAGCTGCGCCGGCCCTTCGGGCCTcgttcctgccccctcccctcggcTTGCTGTCCAGGGGTTGCCGGGTTCGGTGGGTCCCGCGCTGCGACCCTTTTAAGAGAGGCCCCGCCCATGCGCAGGGGGCGGAGCCGGGCGCCGAGGCAGGAACAAAGCGCGGCCTGCGAGCGGCGGCGGGGCTCGGCCGGCGGGGCCGCGGGGTGCGGGGCCGCGGGCCCCGGCTGGTCGTcgggggcggggaagggcagCGCTGTCCACGGCGGGCGGGCCATGAATGGGCTGCCCGCGGCCGAGGCTCCCGGCGGCGCGGGCTGTGCCCTGGCCGGGCTCCCGCCCTTGCCGCGCGGCCTCAGCGGGCTGCTCAACGCCAGCGGCGGCTCGTGGCGGGAGCTGGAACGCGTCTACAGCCAGCGCAGCCGCATCCACGACGAGCTgagccgcgccgcccgcgccccggacGGGCCCCGCCACGCCGCCGCCAGCGCGGGCCCCGCCGCCGGCGCGTCCGGCCCGCGGCGCCAGGTCAACCTGGACTCGGCACTAGCGGCGCTGCGCAAGGAGATG GTGGGGCTGCGACAGCTGGACATGTCTCTGCTGTGCCAGCTGTGGGGCCTGTACGAATCGATCCAGGACTACAAGCACCTGTGCCAGGACCTGAGCCTGTGCCAGGACCTGTCATCCTCGCTACACTCGGACAGCTCGTACCCCCCGGATGCCGGCCTTTCTGATGACGAGGATCCACCCGATGCCAGTCTGCCGCCCGACCCGCCGCCCCTCACGGTGCCCCAGACGCACAATGCCCGGGACCAGTGGCTGCAGGAAGCCTTCCACATCAGTCTGTGA